The genomic segment ACGGATCTGGACATTCGCGGCGCGAGCGTAAAAAGCGTGCTCGTGCTCTGACGGGCCGGCGGGCGCGCGCAATACAACCGACCATGAGCGAGGCGGTAAACGACTCACCCCGTACTTCTTTTCAGGCGCTGACCGATATCGCGCTCGTCATCAACTCCATCCAGGAGCCCGGCGCGCTGCTCGAAAAAGTGCTCGAGATCGCCATGGACACCCTCCAGGCGGAGCGGGGATTTCTGCTGCTCGAGGACGAGACCGACCCCAGGGGATTCACCGTCAGCGTGCGCCAGAATGTGAGCGACCGCCAGATCGACGACCTGATGAACGTGTCGACGAACGTCGTGCATCAGGTGCTGCAGACGGGCGAGCCCGTCGTCGTGGCGGAGGCGCTGGAGGACGAACGGTATGCCGGCGCGGAGAGCATCGTGCTCCAGCAGATCCAGTCCATCGCCTGCGTGCCGCTGCGGATCAAGAGCCGGCAGATCGGGGCGGTATACCTGGACAGCGTCAAGAAACGCGGCCGTTTCACGCCCAACAGCCTGCCGTTTCTAACCGCCTTTGCCAACCAGTCCGCCATCGCCATCGAACACGCGCAGTTCTACCAGACGCTGCGCAACGAGAACCGGCAGCTCCGGCGGGAGATCGCCCAGATCAACGGGTTCGACGGCATCATCGGGCAGAGCCCGCGGATGCAGGACGTGTTTCGGACGATCTCGCGCGTGCTCGACACCGACGCGAGCGTGCTGATCGAGGGCGAGAGCGGCACCGGCAAGGAACTCGTGGCGCGCGCGATCCACTACAACGGCGCCCGCAAAAACAAGCCGTTCGTCGCGCTGTTCTGTGGCTCGCTGCCGGACAGCCTCCTCGAGAGCGAGCTGTTCGGCCATAAAAAAGGCGCTTTTACGGGCGCGACGACGGACAAAATCGGTCTCTTCGAGGCCGCAAACGGCGGCACGGTGCTGCTGGACGAGGTGGGCGACCTGTCGCCGCGCATGCAGACGTCGCTGCTGCGCGTCCTGCAGGAAGGGGAAATCAAGCGCGTGGGCGAGAACGAGGTGCGCAAGGTCGACGTGCGCGTCGTGTCGGCGACGAACAAGCCGCTCCGCGAGCTGATCCAGGCGAAGGAGTTCCGCGAGGACCTCTATTACCGGCTCAACACCATCTCGATCACCACGCCGGCCCTGCGGCATCGGCGCAGCGACATCCCGCTGCTGGCCAACTACTTTCTGGATCGGTTCGCCATCGACAAGCGCGCCTTCATCAAAGGGTTTTCGCCCGAGGCCCTGCACGCCCTCCAGCACCATCCCTGGCCGGGCAACGTCCGCGAGCTGGAGAACACCGTCCGCCGCGCCGTCGTGATGGCCACGGAAAGCCTGATCAGCGTGGCCGATCTGCAGCTCCCCGAGGCCGAGGCGATGGACCCGTTCGAGCCCGGCATTACGCTCAAGGAAGGCGAGCGCCGGCTCGTGACGCGCACCCTGAAGGAATACGACGGCAACATCTCCGAAACCGCCCGGGTGCTCGAGGTATCCCGAAGCTGGCTCCATTACAAGCTGAAGGAGTGGGACGAGCCGAAGAAGTAGCTTGGCCCCTCCTGCAGGGCCCGTTCGCCGCGCACCGTCCGCTCCCACATCGCCCAGCTATCGCCGGCCCGATTCACCCGCCCGCGCGTCCCTGATCCGTCGATCCCACCCGCCGGCACGCCAACGAATAGCTCTTCGACCAACGGCCCCGCCGCAGCCATCTCGGGCGTGGAACCTCCCCAGAACCCCGTGTAAAGGCGGTTTTGATGGCGACTTCTCCGGGAATTAACCCACCCTGTCTTAATGACCGCTCATCCGGGTCGATGACGTAAAGGTCATTCTTGCACTTCCTCAAACCAACCTTTTGCACATGATGAAACCGACCCAGATACGATGGTTTCGTCAGGTAACTTCTTGGCTCTTCTTGTTCGTCGTCATTATGGCGGGGAACGTGCAGGCTCAGAGCAACCTGATGTTATCCAGGCAACCGGATTTCTCTACGGAGGACCGGGAATTTGCCCCTGGCGACACGATTTACATGAAAGTCGATGCGTCAGAAGTAGACTACTCCAGCGTGGAGTACAGCGCCTACAGGCTCATCTCCCGTGAGGGCGAGGCGTTCTACGAGGGCGGGTTCGACAACAACTTCGACGGCTCGTATTCCGGCAAGGTGGCCGTGGACGACCTCGAACTGGTCGACTATTTTTGGAACTGGGAAGCCGAGATTCGGGACAAGACCGGCAGCACGTTCAACGTGCGTCTCTTCCTTCGCATCGGCGATCCGGGCGAGCAAGTCGCCGGCGTCGAGATGCGCGGCCTCGTCCAGGAAAAGGGAGACGGGACGTTCGTGATGCTCGGTCAGACGGTTCTGGTCGACGACGAAACGCATTTCGAAGTCTTCTACTTCGGCGACCCGCGCAACCCGAATCCGCAACCCCCTCCTCCCGAAGGACAGGGTTCGTTCGATGACGTGCAGGTCAATTACGGCGTCGAAACCCGTGTCGTGCTTACCGAACAGGGTACCCTGCTGGCCAAGAGCGTTCGCGTGCTTGGCCCGTTTGACGTTCCCCGCTTCGTCAATGTGAGCGGTCGCATCGCGGAAGTCGATGAGGCCAGCCAGACGTTCGTGGTGCGGGGCCTGACGATCGCGGTTACCGAGTTCACCGGCATCGGCGGCGACGCCTCCGGCAACGGCGGTGGCTTCAACGTCGGCCAGCTCGTGCGCGTCTTCGGCGACTTCCTGGACGACGGCACGGTGCAGGCGCACTTCGTCGAGTTTCGGCGCGCGGTGCAGCCCGAGCTCGAAGTACGCGGCCGGGTGACGGCGCTCGACGGCGACCTGATCACCATACAGGGCTTCCAGTTCAAGATCACCGACGCAACGGTGATCGAGCGGCTGGCGGACAACGGCTTTCCGGGCGGCGGATCCTGCGATCCCGCGAAGGGCGATTGCCCTCCGATCTGCGATCCGAACGTGCAGGACTGCGGCACGGTGTGCGACCCGGTAACGGGTGAATGCCCGCCGGTGTGCGACCCCGCGATGGGCGACTGCCCGCCGGTGTGCGACCCCGCGATGGGCGACTGCCCGCCGATGTGCGACCCCGCGATGGGCGACTGCCCGCCGGTGTGCGACCCCGCAATGGGCGACTGCCCGCCGGTGTGCGACCCCGCGATGGGCGACTGCCCGCCGATGTGCGACCCCGCGATGGGCGACTGCCCGCCGGTGTGTGACCCCGCGATGGGCGACTGCCCGCCGGTGTGCGACCCTGTGACGGGCGAATGCAAGCCGGCCGGCAAGCGCGCCGCGGCGGCGGTTGAAGACCTCCAGAAGGGCCTCATCGTTCGCATCGTCGGCGTCGTCGGCGCAGCGGGCACGAGCGGCCTCACGGCGGAGCACATCCTGATCGAATCCGGCGACGACCGGTTTGTCCGGCTCAGCGGCGAAGTCGAAAACGTGTCCGATAGCGGGTTCACGATCCGCGGCTGGTCGATCACGATCGACGAATACACGCCGCTGTTCAACGAGAAATACGAGCAGATCGCCATCGAGGACCTGGCCGACGGCCAGCTCGTGATGGTGTTTGGCGAGTTTATCGAAGACGGGCAGATTCGCGCCCATCAGGTGGAATTCCGGCTGGTCGCGCGCGATCAGTTCTCGCTGTTCGGCCCGGTCACCGCGATGACCGACGCCGGCGTCACGGTGTGGGACGTGCCGTTCGTGTTGACGGAAAACTCGCGTTTCGAGCTCGGTTTCAACCAGCCGCTCACGCGTGAGGATGTGAAGGTCGGCATGATCGTCGAAGTGGTCAGCGTTCCCAACGCCGCCGGCGGATGGGACGTGGACGTCGTGCGCGTGCCCGAGAACAAGGACGAGGGGATGCGCATCAGCGGCTTGATCGAAAACCTGACCGACGCCGGCTTCTCGGTGCTCGGGCAGCTCATTTCGCTGGAGCCCTTCGCGCAGATCGTCGACCGCCAGTGGGAGCCGTTGACGTTCGAGGACCTGGCCGAGAGCCGGGCCGTCGACGTATACGGCGTCTTCCAGGGCGACGGCATCAGGGCGAATACCGTGGTGCTCAACGGGAAGGAGCGTGAAGAGATCGAGTTCTGGGGCCTCATCGGCGCCGTGGAGGGCGATGTCGTGACGGTGGGCGGCGTGCCGTTCGTCTTCTCGCAGTTCTCCAAGGTGTTCGGCGAGGAGGGCGAGCTGAACCTCGTCGACCTCCAGGACGGCCTCTATGTCTCGATCGTGGGCCTGGCCCAGGAGGACGGCTCCTTCGTCGTCGATCGCATCTTCGTTCCGCGCCAGGAGGACCGTAGCGTCCGGGTGAGCGGCGACGTCGAGGCCATCGATGAGTTCGGCCTCACCCTCTGGGGAGGCAACGAGGTGGTGTTCAACACGTACACCCACTTCCACGATCAGTATTACCAGCCGATCGATCCGACCACCGTGCTGCAGGGCGCGCGCGTGAATGTCTACGGCGTCTATCAGGACGACGGCCGCATTCTCGCGAACTCGGTGGAGCTGCGCGGTGAGGCCACCTCGCACATCAAATTGCTGGGATCGGTCTCGGCCTATGATGGCGTCACCCTCGAGGTGGGCGGCTTCTCGTTCCTGCTGACGGAACAGACGCAGTATTTCGGCAACGAAAACACGTTCGAGCCCGGCAGCGGCGATGTCGCCTCCAAGAGCGCCGCGGCCCGCCGTGCGCAGATGTCGTTCGGGCCGTTCGCCGGCAAGCGCGTCAACGCGTTCGACCTGGCGGAAGGCATGGCGGTCGAAGTCTTCGGCGTGCCGGATGAAAACGGCGCCCTCGTCGCCGTCAGCGTCAGCCTGCGCGACGAGCGCGGCCAGGTCAGCATGCGGGGCGAGATCGCCGAAATCAACGGCGACGTGATCCGCATCCGCGGCCGGCAGATCTTCACCACGATGAATACCGAAGTGTTGAACCAGGACTATCAGCCGATGGCCCTGGCCGACCTCGTCCTCAACCAGGGCGTCGTGGTGTCCGGCACGCTCCGTCCCGACGGCGGCATCGATGCCTTCCGCATCG from the Rhodothermales bacterium genome contains:
- a CDS encoding sigma-54-dependent Fis family transcriptional regulator gives rise to the protein MSEAVNDSPRTSFQALTDIALVINSIQEPGALLEKVLEIAMDTLQAERGFLLLEDETDPRGFTVSVRQNVSDRQIDDLMNVSTNVVHQVLQTGEPVVVAEALEDERYAGAESIVLQQIQSIACVPLRIKSRQIGAVYLDSVKKRGRFTPNSLPFLTAFANQSAIAIEHAQFYQTLRNENRQLRREIAQINGFDGIIGQSPRMQDVFRTISRVLDTDASVLIEGESGTGKELVARAIHYNGARKNKPFVALFCGSLPDSLLESELFGHKKGAFTGATTDKIGLFEAANGGTVLLDEVGDLSPRMQTSLLRVLQEGEIKRVGENEVRKVDVRVVSATNKPLRELIQAKEFREDLYYRLNTISITTPALRHRRSDIPLLANYFLDRFAIDKRAFIKGFSPEALHALQHHPWPGNVRELENTVRRAVVMATESLISVADLQLPEAEAMDPFEPGITLKEGERRLVTRTLKEYDGNISETARVLEVSRSWLHYKLKEWDEPKK